In a genomic window of Borrelia maritima:
- the tsf gene encoding translation elongation factor Ts encodes MSTISPQDVKKLREETNAGFGDCKKALAAAGGDFGLAKKKLREMGIASAEKRLGRDANEGRVFSYFNNIYAGLLLISCETDFVALNHNFVNLGNSLIKELVESGKNFLNTSQELELKNLAATIKENIQVKKIFITEIQSNEFVKIYLHGEQSKIGVLVKLKVDDFSKAEEKMLQNFAMDLALHVAAFAPIYLKNDDACPNYIKEQEEIFAKQLESSGKPENIVKGIIEGKIKKHLAEISLLEQGFVKNDKITVREMLEEISKAISSKIEIVEFKYLRIG; translated from the coding sequence ATGAGCACTATTAGTCCTCAAGATGTAAAAAAGCTTCGAGAAGAAACTAATGCTGGTTTTGGAGATTGTAAAAAAGCTTTAGCTGCTGCTGGTGGAGACTTTGGTTTGGCTAAAAAAAAACTTAGAGAAATGGGAATTGCGTCTGCCGAGAAAAGGCTTGGTCGAGATGCAAATGAAGGTAGAGTATTCTCATATTTTAACAATATTTATGCCGGTCTTTTGCTTATTTCTTGTGAGACAGACTTTGTTGCTTTAAATCATAATTTTGTTAATTTAGGCAATTCTTTAATTAAGGAATTGGTAGAGAGCGGAAAAAATTTTTTAAACACTTCTCAAGAGTTAGAGCTTAAAAATTTAGCAGCTACAATAAAAGAAAATATTCAGGTTAAAAAAATTTTTATTACCGAAATTCAATCTAATGAATTTGTAAAAATTTATTTGCATGGTGAACAATCTAAGATAGGTGTTTTGGTTAAATTAAAAGTAGATGATTTTTCTAAAGCTGAAGAGAAAATGTTGCAAAATTTTGCTATGGATTTAGCTTTGCATGTGGCTGCATTTGCTCCTATTTATTTGAAAAATGATGATGCTTGTCCAAATTATATTAAAGAGCAAGAAGAGATATTTGCCAAACAATTAGAATCTAGTGGTAAGCCAGAAAACATAGTTAAAGGCATAATTGAGGGAAAAATAAAAAAACATCTTGCTGAAATTTCTCTTCTTGAACAAGGTTTTGTAAAAAATGATAAAATCACTGTGAGGGAAATGTTGGAAGAGATTTCAAAGGCAATTTCAAGCAAGATAGAAATAGTTGAATTTAAGTATTTAAGAATAGGTTAG